One window of Mesorhizobium sp. WSM4904 genomic DNA carries:
- a CDS encoding ABC transporter permease produces the protein MSKKDLGLLVLILVVGAVVTAINPRFLSTINLANTSNLVALFGILSIGQAFVIITGGIELSVGSLIALLGTLFIDFIAVREMDWPLAFVLIILLGAIIGFVHGWLITRLKMQPFVVTLCGLLIYRGVARFYTADGTAGFAFGQNFPDLEFLTAGRSGGLPNSFIALIVIAVVMWVVLHRSVFGRYLYAIGKNEEAAKYSGIRTGRVVIAAYVICGVLTALSAIYFAMYTRSISPASHGQFYELYAIAAAVLGGFSLRGGEGSLVGVILGTVLLQELQNLVNLLGIPSSLNFAVMGGVILIGVLVDQQWGVFRARRRMMEATRRNVAGAPAE, from the coding sequence ATGAGCAAGAAAGATCTCGGGCTGCTGGTGCTGATCCTGGTGGTCGGCGCGGTGGTGACCGCCATCAACCCGCGCTTCCTGTCGACGATCAATCTGGCCAACACCTCGAACCTGGTCGCGCTGTTCGGCATCCTTTCGATCGGCCAGGCCTTTGTCATCATCACCGGCGGCATCGAGCTTTCGGTCGGTTCGCTGATCGCCCTGCTCGGCACGCTGTTCATCGACTTCATCGCCGTGCGCGAGATGGACTGGCCGCTGGCCTTCGTGCTGATCATCCTGCTCGGCGCCATCATCGGCTTCGTGCATGGCTGGCTGATCACGCGGCTCAAGATGCAGCCTTTCGTGGTGACGCTTTGCGGCCTGCTGATCTACCGCGGCGTCGCCCGCTTCTACACCGCCGACGGCACGGCCGGCTTCGCGTTCGGCCAGAATTTCCCGGATCTGGAATTCCTCACCGCCGGCCGTTCCGGCGGGCTGCCGAACTCCTTCATCGCGCTGATCGTGATCGCCGTCGTCATGTGGGTGGTGCTGCACCGCTCGGTGTTCGGGCGCTATCTCTACGCCATCGGCAAGAACGAGGAAGCGGCGAAATATTCGGGCATCCGCACCGGCCGCGTCGTGATCGCGGCCTATGTCATCTGCGGCGTGCTGACGGCGCTGTCGGCGATCTATTTCGCCATGTATACGCGCTCGATCTCGCCGGCGAGCCATGGCCAGTTCTACGAGCTCTACGCCATTGCCGCCGCAGTGCTCGGCGGCTTCTCGCTGCGCGGCGGCGAGGGCTCGCTGGTGGGCGTCATCCTCGGCACCGTGCTGCTGCAGGAATTGCAGAACCTGGTCAACCTGCTCGGCATCCCTTCCTCGCTCAACTTCGCGGTGATGGGCGGCGTGATCCTGATCGGCGTGCTGGTCGACCAGCAATGGGGCGTGTTCCGCGCCCGGCGCCGGATGATGGAGGCGACGCGCCGGAACGTCGCCGGCGCGCCGGCGGAGTAG
- a CDS encoding sugar-binding protein yields the protein MKSMIRNASVAAAALAIGLTASAAVRADDKPTLAFVVNGASDFWKAAEAGVKKAQGELPDYNLELKYPEQSSVAIQQRLMDDLVTAGVKGIMVSAVDPKTSTDGLNKIASETALFTTDSDAPQTKRVAYIGSSNVDAGKQAAEIAKKAMPDGGKCLGFVGLLGADNAKERIQGMKDGLAGSKIELVDVRGDDIDQARAKKNVEDALVASPDITCMVGFYSYNTPRIYEALRDAGKLGQITVVGFDDDPITLGGVKEGTVAATVVQQPFEWAYQGMKLMASYLKGDKSGIPANGLIIVPTKIIGKDDVDAYAANLKAMAGK from the coding sequence ATGAAATCCATGATACGTAACGCATCCGTGGCCGCGGCAGCCTTGGCTATCGGCCTGACGGCGAGCGCAGCCGTGCGCGCCGACGACAAGCCTACGCTGGCCTTCGTCGTCAACGGCGCGTCAGACTTCTGGAAGGCGGCGGAAGCCGGCGTTAAGAAGGCGCAGGGCGAATTGCCCGACTACAATCTCGAGCTCAAATATCCGGAGCAGTCGTCTGTCGCCATCCAGCAGCGCCTGATGGACGATCTGGTGACGGCCGGTGTCAAGGGCATCATGGTGTCGGCGGTCGACCCCAAGACCTCGACCGACGGGCTGAACAAGATCGCGTCCGAGACGGCGCTGTTCACCACCGACAGCGACGCCCCGCAGACCAAGCGCGTCGCCTATATCGGCTCGTCCAATGTCGATGCCGGCAAGCAGGCGGCCGAGATCGCCAAGAAGGCGATGCCGGACGGCGGCAAGTGCCTGGGCTTCGTCGGCCTGCTCGGCGCCGACAACGCCAAGGAGCGCATCCAGGGCATGAAGGACGGGCTCGCCGGCAGCAAGATCGAGCTGGTCGACGTCCGCGGCGACGACATCGACCAGGCGCGCGCCAAGAAGAATGTCGAGGACGCGCTGGTCGCCAGCCCCGACATCACCTGCATGGTCGGCTTCTACTCCTACAACACGCCGCGCATCTATGAAGCGCTGCGCGACGCCGGCAAGCTCGGCCAGATCACCGTCGTCGGCTTCGACGACGATCCGATCACGCTGGGCGGCGTCAAGGAAGGCACCGTCGCCGCGACCGTCGTGCAGCAGCCCTTCGAATGGGCCTATCAAGGCATGAAGCTGATGGCTTCCTACCTCAAGGGCGACAAGTCGGGCATCCCGGCCAATGGCCTGATCATCGTGCCGACGAAGATCATCGGCAAGGACGATGTCGACGCCTATGCCGCCAACCTGAAGGCGATGGCCGGCAAGTAA
- a CDS encoding DUF1045 domain-containing protein, whose translation MRYAIYFTPRQDEPLARIAANWLGRDPFGAATRPVEAVADLSAAEVAFHTASARRYGFHATLKAPFRLAPNETETSLRAALDDFAEATPPVVIPRLVVGQIDGFFALVPEAPFDPLNSFAGEVVRAFDRFRAPLTEAEIERRSPDSLKPDEFRNLCQWGYPYVFETFRFHMTLSGRVGPQESPRLRAAIDSLFADVLQHPVPVDALTLFVETEPGAPFMVLSHHALGRRPARKTA comes from the coding sequence ATGCGCTACGCCATCTATTTCACCCCACGGCAGGACGAGCCGCTGGCGCGCATCGCCGCCAATTGGCTTGGACGCGACCCCTTCGGCGCGGCGACGCGGCCGGTCGAGGCCGTGGCCGACCTGTCGGCGGCGGAAGTTGCCTTCCACACGGCTTCGGCCAGGCGCTACGGCTTCCATGCGACGCTGAAGGCGCCGTTTCGGCTGGCGCCGAACGAGACCGAAACCTCGCTGCGCGCGGCGCTCGACGATTTCGCCGAGGCGACGCCGCCGGTCGTCATTCCGCGTCTCGTCGTCGGTCAGATCGACGGCTTTTTCGCCCTGGTGCCGGAAGCGCCGTTCGATCCTCTCAACAGCTTCGCCGGCGAGGTTGTGCGCGCTTTCGACCGTTTCCGCGCGCCGCTGACCGAAGCCGAGATCGAGCGCCGCAGCCCCGACTCGCTGAAGCCGGACGAGTTCCGCAACCTCTGCCAGTGGGGCTATCCTTACGTTTTCGAGACGTTCCGCTTCCACATGACGCTGTCCGGCCGCGTCGGGCCACAGGAAAGCCCGCGTCTTCGTGCAGCAATCGACAGTCTGTTCGCGGACGTGCTGCAGCACCCGGTGCCGGTGGACGCGCTGACGCTTTTCGTCGAGACCGAACCGGGCGCCCCTTTCATGGTGCTCTCCCACCATGCGCTTGGCCGCCGCCCGGCCAGAAAAACCGCCTGA
- a CDS encoding sugar ABC transporter ATP-binding protein, with translation MNYSETSFAQSTTAPFLSLEAVRKTYPGVVALDGFSMEVRPGEVIGLVGENGAGKSTLMKILGGVTRPDSGTVTVDGVAHDGLTVEASIGSGIAFVHQELNLFENLDVAANIFFGREPLKAGPLRLVDRAGLREMVAPLLKRVGANFSADTPVASLSLAQQQMVEIAKALSIKARLVILDEPTSSLPIAETEKLLDVIKGLRAEGISVIFISHRLHEVERVADRVVVLRDGMLAGTLPKSEINHDQMVKLMIGRMLKEREKAAEAGRAPGGVALSASAVRTSAYPDHPVSLELRRGEILGLAGLVGSGRTELARVLFGIDERLGGSVALDGKALNVGSAADAVASGIFLVPEDRKLTGILLDLSIAQNISLPNLPAHAKRSLVSASAELATAEKQKKDLGIKAPSVLTRTGTLSGGNQQKVVLAKWLAMNPKVMILDEPTRGIDIGAKAEIYGLMRSLADAGVAVLMISSDMEEVIGVSDRIAVMHEGQISGILDRDDFSQENVLLLAVGKKPRLAHAAGGAQ, from the coding sequence ATGAATTACTCCGAGACATCCTTCGCTCAATCGACAACCGCTCCGTTCCTGAGCCTCGAGGCCGTGCGCAAGACCTATCCGGGCGTCGTGGCGCTGGACGGGTTCTCCATGGAAGTCAGGCCGGGCGAGGTGATCGGCCTGGTCGGCGAGAACGGCGCCGGCAAATCCACGTTGATGAAGATCCTCGGCGGCGTGACGCGGCCTGACAGCGGCACCGTCACCGTCGACGGCGTCGCGCATGACGGCTTGACCGTGGAAGCCAGCATCGGCTCCGGCATCGCCTTCGTGCATCAGGAGCTCAACCTCTTCGAAAACCTGGACGTCGCCGCCAACATCTTCTTCGGCCGCGAGCCGCTGAAGGCCGGGCCGCTGAGGCTGGTCGACCGCGCCGGGCTGCGCGAGATGGTGGCGCCGCTGTTGAAGCGCGTCGGCGCCAATTTCTCAGCCGACACGCCGGTCGCCTCGCTGTCGCTGGCCCAGCAGCAGATGGTCGAGATCGCCAAGGCGCTGTCGATCAAGGCGCGGCTGGTGATCCTCGACGAGCCGACCTCCAGCCTGCCGATCGCCGAGACCGAAAAGCTGCTCGACGTCATCAAGGGGCTGCGGGCGGAAGGCATCAGCGTCATCTTCATCTCGCACCGCCTGCACGAGGTCGAGCGCGTCGCCGACCGCGTCGTGGTGCTGCGCGACGGCATGCTGGCCGGCACGCTGCCGAAGAGCGAGATCAACCACGACCAGATGGTCAAGCTGATGATCGGGCGCATGCTGAAGGAGCGCGAGAAGGCCGCCGAAGCGGGGCGCGCTCCGGGCGGCGTCGCGCTCTCGGCAAGCGCGGTGCGCACCAGCGCCTATCCGGACCACCCGGTCAGCCTGGAGCTGAGGCGCGGCGAAATCCTCGGCCTTGCGGGGCTGGTCGGTTCCGGCCGAACGGAGCTGGCGCGCGTGCTGTTCGGCATCGACGAGCGGCTCGGCGGCAGCGTCGCGCTGGACGGCAAGGCGCTCAATGTCGGATCGGCCGCCGATGCGGTGGCGAGCGGCATCTTCCTCGTGCCGGAGGACCGCAAGCTGACCGGCATCCTGCTCGACCTCTCGATCGCGCAGAACATTTCGCTGCCCAATCTGCCGGCGCATGCGAAGCGCTCGCTGGTCTCGGCCAGCGCCGAGCTCGCCACCGCCGAGAAGCAGAAGAAGGATCTCGGCATCAAGGCGCCGTCTGTCCTGACCCGCACCGGCACGCTTTCGGGCGGCAACCAGCAGAAAGTGGTTTTGGCCAAATGGCTGGCGATGAACCCGAAGGTGATGATCCTCGATGAGCCGACGCGCGGCATCGACATCGGCGCCAAGGCGGAAATCTACGGGCTGATGCGGTCGCTCGCGGACGCCGGCGTCGCGGTGCTGATGATCTCCAGCGACATGGAAGAGGTGATCGGCGTCTCGGACCGCATCGCGGTCATGCATGAGGGGCAGATCTCCGGCATTCTCGACCGGGACGATTTCAGCCAGGAGAACGTGCTTTTGCTGGCTGTGGGCAAGAAGCCAAGGCTGGCGCATGCCGCTGGAGGAGCGCAATGA
- the phnN gene encoding phosphonate metabolism protein/1,5-bisphosphokinase (PRPP-forming) PhnN — MMVSASIERELTEMLPIRNGVFVAVVGPSGAGKDTVIGYAKTRFADETRLEFVRRVITRPSDSASEDHDTLADAAFAEAEADGAFAICWDAHGLRYGLPADVDWAVANGHVAVANVSRAVIPALRERYANLAVVEITASPEILAERLAARGRESRGEVLARLARSTSVTLSGPDVTSIDNSGAKEIAGERFAEVLRKAMAFSDLSDMI; from the coding sequence ATGATGGTTTCGGCGTCGATCGAGCGCGAGCTCACCGAAATGCTTCCCATCCGCAACGGCGTCTTCGTCGCGGTCGTCGGCCCGAGCGGTGCCGGCAAGGATACGGTGATCGGCTACGCCAAGACGCGCTTCGCCGACGAGACGCGGCTGGAATTCGTGCGCCGCGTCATCACCCGGCCGAGCGATTCCGCGAGCGAGGACCACGACACGCTGGCCGATGCCGCCTTCGCCGAGGCGGAGGCCGACGGCGCCTTCGCCATCTGCTGGGACGCGCATGGCCTGCGCTATGGCCTGCCGGCCGACGTCGACTGGGCGGTAGCCAACGGTCATGTGGCCGTGGCGAATGTCTCTCGCGCCGTCATCCCGGCGCTGCGCGAGCGCTATGCCAATCTGGCCGTGGTCGAGATTACCGCCTCGCCGGAAATCCTCGCCGAACGGCTGGCGGCGCGCGGCCGCGAATCGCGCGGCGAGGTGCTCGCCCGCCTGGCGCGCAGCACGAGCGTGACGCTGTCCGGCCCGGACGTCACCTCGATCGACAATAGCGGGGCGAAAGAGATCGCCGGCGAGCGCTTCGCCGAGGTGCTACGCAAGGCAATGGCGTTCTCGGACCTTTCGGACATGATCTAG
- the iolB gene encoding 5-deoxy-glucuronate isomerase, protein MSKLLVKADKGHGHVAHVTPQSAGWTYVGFDLHRLRPGETASGKTGEREVCLVFVTGKGKVSAGGKELGLLGERMSPFEGKPWSVYVPQGSDWSVIADTDLELAVCSAPGLGGGLPARVISPDDLGQEVRGKGTNTRYVTNILPEGKPADSLLVVEVITPGGHTSSYPPHKHDRDNLPAESYLEETYYHRLNPPQGFAFQRVYTDADRNGVRDLDEAMAIEDGDVVLVPRGYHPCAACHGYDLYYLNVMAGPKRTWKFHNAAEHEWLMKA, encoded by the coding sequence ATGTCGAAACTGCTCGTCAAGGCCGACAAGGGCCACGGCCACGTCGCTCACGTCACCCCGCAAAGCGCCGGCTGGACTTATGTCGGTTTCGATCTGCATCGGCTGCGGCCAGGCGAGACCGCGTCCGGCAAGACGGGCGAGCGCGAAGTCTGCCTGGTTTTCGTCACCGGCAAGGGCAAGGTCTCGGCCGGCGGCAAGGAGCTCGGCCTGCTCGGCGAGCGCATGTCGCCGTTCGAAGGCAAGCCCTGGTCGGTCTATGTGCCGCAAGGCTCCGACTGGTCGGTGATCGCCGACACCGACCTGGAGCTCGCCGTCTGCTCGGCGCCGGGTCTCGGCGGCGGCCTGCCGGCCCGTGTCATCTCGCCCGACGATCTCGGCCAGGAGGTGCGCGGCAAGGGCACCAACACGCGCTACGTCACCAACATCCTGCCCGAGGGCAAGCCGGCCGACTCGCTGCTGGTGGTCGAGGTCATCACACCCGGCGGCCATACCTCCAGCTATCCGCCGCACAAGCACGACCGGGACAATCTCCCAGCGGAATCCTATCTGGAGGAGACCTATTATCACCGCCTCAACCCGCCGCAGGGCTTCGCTTTCCAGCGCGTCTACACCGATGCCGACAGGAACGGCGTGCGCGACCTGGACGAGGCGATGGCGATCGAGGACGGCGATGTCGTGCTGGTGCCCAGGGGCTACCACCCCTGCGCGGCCTGCCACGGCTATGATCTCTATTATCTCAACGTCATGGCCGGCCCGAAGCGGACGTGGAAATTCCACAACGCGGCCGAGCACGAGTGGCTGATGAAGGCCTGA
- a CDS encoding DUF3329 domain-containing protein — protein MKDYEHPFFRPLWRRIAVVAVCLVWSVIEFASGTPFWGVIALGFAGYAVWQFFYLYKPVEEDKPPAEPKD, from the coding sequence ATGAAAGACTATGAGCACCCCTTCTTCCGGCCGCTGTGGCGACGCATCGCCGTCGTCGCCGTCTGTCTGGTCTGGTCGGTGATCGAGTTCGCCTCCGGTACGCCGTTCTGGGGCGTCATCGCGCTCGGCTTCGCCGGCTACGCGGTGTGGCAGTTCTTCTACCTTTACAAGCCGGTCGAGGAGGACAAGCCCCCCGCCGAGCCGAAGGATTGA
- a CDS encoding alpha-D-ribose 1-methylphosphonate 5-triphosphate diphosphatase has protein sequence MTAETVLTNARIVLPDEIVEGSLLLRDGQIAAIEPGAARAGEDMGGDYIIPGLVELHTDHLEGHYAPRPKVRWNPIAAVLAHDAQVATAGITTVLDALRVGMDEDADLKSDDVRSLADAIEDSVRQDRLRADHFIHLRCEVSAPDCLEAFANFETDDRVKLASLMDHAPGQRQFVNLETYAYYYQRKLKLTDRDFQKFCEKRMAESARNSGPNRVFISAACHERGIVLASHDDATAGHVDEAIAQGVRVAEFPTTEEAARASKAAGLGVLMGAPNVMRGSSHSGNVSARALAGDGLLDILSSDYIPFSLIQSAFFLGDVVEGISLPQAVAMVSKNPADAVGLADRGVIEPGRRADLVRVRVDEHVPVVRTVWRQGRRVA, from the coding sequence ATGACCGCCGAAACCGTCCTCACCAATGCCCGCATCGTGCTGCCCGACGAGATCGTCGAGGGCTCGCTGCTGCTGCGCGATGGCCAGATCGCCGCGATCGAGCCGGGCGCCGCCCGCGCCGGCGAGGACATGGGCGGCGACTACATCATCCCGGGTCTCGTCGAGCTGCACACCGACCATCTCGAAGGCCACTACGCGCCGCGCCCGAAAGTGCGCTGGAACCCGATCGCTGCCGTGCTCGCCCATGACGCCCAGGTGGCGACCGCCGGCATCACCACCGTGCTCGATGCTCTGCGCGTCGGCATGGACGAGGACGCCGACCTGAAGTCCGACGACGTCCGCAGCCTCGCCGACGCGATCGAGGATAGCGTCAGGCAGGATCGGCTACGGGCCGACCATTTCATCCATCTGCGCTGCGAGGTCTCGGCGCCGGACTGCCTCGAGGCCTTCGCCAATTTCGAGACCGACGACAGGGTCAAGCTCGCCTCGCTGATGGACCATGCGCCGGGCCAGCGCCAGTTCGTCAATCTCGAGACCTATGCCTATTACTACCAGCGCAAGCTGAAGCTGACCGACCGCGACTTCCAGAAATTCTGCGAGAAGCGGATGGCGGAATCGGCCAGGAATTCCGGCCCGAACCGCGTCTTCATCTCCGCCGCCTGCCACGAGCGCGGCATCGTCCTCGCCAGCCATGACGATGCGACGGCCGGCCATGTCGACGAGGCGATTGCGCAGGGCGTGCGCGTTGCCGAGTTCCCGACCACCGAGGAGGCGGCAAGAGCCTCTAAGGCGGCCGGCCTCGGCGTGCTGATGGGTGCCCCCAATGTCATGCGCGGTTCCTCGCATTCCGGCAATGTGTCGGCGCGCGCGCTTGCCGGCGACGGTTTGCTCGACATCCTGTCGTCCGACTACATCCCCTTCAGCCTGATCCAGTCGGCCTTCTTCCTCGGCGATGTCGTCGAGGGCATCTCGCTGCCGCAGGCGGTCGCCATGGTTTCGAAGAACCCGGCCGACGCGGTTGGCCTCGCCGATCGTGGCGTCATCGAGCCCGGCCGCCGCGCCGACCTGGTGCGCGTGCGCGTCGACGAGCATGTGCCGGTGGTGCGCACCGTGTGGCGCCAGGGCAGGCGTGTCGCATGA